Proteins from a genomic interval of Rhodococcus rhodochrous:
- a CDS encoding 3-hydroxybutyryl-CoA dehydrogenase, translated as MEKVGVIGGGTMGAGIAEVCAKAGSDVLVKETTEEFAAAARERLEKSIGRGVKSGKITQEDADAVLGRIRVTLDLNEFADRDLVVEAAPEIESLKVEIFSELDKIVKPEGILATNTSSIPVIKMAQATQRPGKVVGVHFFNPVPVMPLVEIISALTTDEATADTVFDYAKNTLGKTAVRAGDRAGFIVNALLIPYLCSAVRMLESGYATKEDIDAAMKGGCGYPMGPLTLIDTVGLDITLNAAQSLYDEFAEPHYAPPALLRRMVDAGRLGRKTGEGFYSYK; from the coding sequence GTGGAAAAGGTAGGCGTGATCGGTGGCGGCACCATGGGTGCCGGTATCGCCGAGGTGTGCGCCAAGGCCGGTAGCGACGTCCTCGTCAAGGAGACCACCGAGGAGTTCGCCGCCGCGGCGCGCGAGCGTCTCGAGAAGTCGATCGGACGCGGCGTCAAGTCCGGCAAGATCACGCAGGAGGACGCCGACGCGGTCCTCGGACGGATCCGCGTCACCCTCGACCTGAACGAGTTCGCCGACCGCGACCTCGTCGTCGAGGCCGCCCCCGAGATCGAGTCGCTCAAGGTGGAGATCTTCTCCGAGCTCGACAAGATCGTGAAGCCCGAAGGCATCCTCGCCACCAACACGTCGTCGATCCCCGTCATCAAGATGGCGCAGGCGACGCAGCGGCCCGGCAAGGTCGTGGGCGTGCACTTCTTCAACCCGGTGCCGGTGATGCCGCTCGTCGAGATCATCTCGGCGCTCACCACCGACGAGGCCACCGCCGACACGGTGTTCGACTACGCGAAGAACACCCTCGGGAAGACGGCCGTGCGCGCGGGCGACCGTGCGGGCTTCATCGTCAACGCCCTGCTCATCCCGTACCTGTGCTCGGCAGTGCGCATGCTCGAGTCGGGCTACGCGACGAAGGAAGACATCGACGCCGCGATGAAGGGTGGCTGCGGCTACCCGATGGGTCCGCTGACCCTCATCGACACCGTCGGCCTCGACATCACCCTCAACGCCGCGCAGTCGCTGTACGACGAGTTCGCCGAGCCGCACTACGCTCCCCCGGCACTGCTGCGTCGCATGGTCGACGCGGGTCGCCTGGGTCGCAAGACCGGCGAGGGCTTCTACAGCTACAAGTAG
- a CDS encoding acyl--CoA ligase family protein has product MSPLRFLERSAAVFPDRTAIIHGDRTYTYAEFADEAQRLARVLRSRIEPGDKIAYLTPNVPEMLIAHFAVPLAGGVLVALNSRLAGPELEYILDHSETKLLFVDSELLGSVANVRDNVPGVTEIIEVPDSTVPAPDVPGGVATARYDEFLAQADSLDATPLPWSVDDELGVITLNYTSGTTGKPKGVMYTHRGAYLNSLGETFHNSFDGQSKYLWTLPMFHCNGWCTPWAVTAAAGTHICLRAVRADAIWEAIDNLGVTNLCGAPAVCSTIANAEQAHPLDRPLRITTAGAPPSPTVIAQLEQIGITVVHVYGLTEVYGPYTICEYQDSWDDKPADERAALLSRQGVGMLQAETARVVDEDMNDVPADGETMGEIVLRGNNVMLGYYKDPDATEEAFRGGWFHTGDLGVMYPDGYIQLKDRAKDIIISGGENISTVEVEQAIVSHPAVLDVAVVGVPDEKWGERPKAFVILKKGESVTAEEIIDYTRTLLAGYKVPRDIVFPLELPRTSTGKILKFELRSAEAAEG; this is encoded by the coding sequence ATGAGCCCGCTGCGCTTCCTCGAACGGTCCGCGGCGGTGTTCCCGGATCGCACCGCGATCATCCACGGCGACCGCACATACACCTACGCCGAGTTCGCCGACGAGGCGCAGCGGCTCGCGCGCGTGCTGCGCAGTCGCATCGAGCCGGGCGACAAGATCGCGTACCTGACTCCGAACGTGCCCGAGATGCTCATCGCACATTTCGCGGTTCCGCTCGCGGGCGGTGTGCTGGTCGCGCTGAACTCGCGCCTGGCCGGGCCGGAACTCGAGTACATCCTCGACCACTCCGAGACGAAGCTGCTGTTCGTCGACTCCGAATTGCTCGGATCGGTCGCAAACGTCCGCGACAACGTTCCCGGCGTCACCGAGATCATCGAGGTCCCCGACTCCACCGTGCCGGCTCCCGACGTCCCCGGCGGGGTGGCCACCGCCCGGTACGACGAGTTCCTCGCGCAGGCCGACTCGCTCGATGCGACGCCGCTGCCGTGGAGCGTCGACGACGAGCTCGGCGTCATCACCCTCAACTACACCTCGGGCACGACCGGCAAACCCAAGGGCGTGATGTACACCCATCGGGGCGCGTACCTGAACTCGCTGGGCGAGACCTTCCACAACAGCTTCGACGGGCAGAGCAAGTACCTGTGGACGCTGCCGATGTTCCACTGCAACGGCTGGTGCACGCCGTGGGCGGTGACCGCCGCGGCGGGCACCCACATCTGCCTGCGGGCGGTGCGGGCCGACGCGATCTGGGAGGCCATCGACAACCTCGGCGTCACCAACCTGTGCGGTGCGCCCGCGGTGTGCTCGACCATCGCGAACGCCGAGCAGGCACATCCCCTCGACCGTCCGTTGCGGATCACCACGGCCGGTGCGCCGCCGTCACCGACGGTGATCGCCCAGCTCGAGCAGATCGGCATCACGGTCGTGCACGTCTACGGACTCACCGAGGTGTACGGCCCGTACACGATCTGCGAGTACCAGGACAGCTGGGACGACAAGCCCGCCGACGAACGTGCCGCACTGCTCTCCCGTCAGGGCGTGGGCATGTTGCAGGCCGAGACCGCGCGGGTCGTCGACGAGGACATGAACGACGTGCCTGCCGACGGCGAGACCATGGGCGAGATCGTGCTGCGCGGCAACAACGTCATGCTCGGCTACTACAAGGACCCGGACGCGACCGAGGAGGCGTTCCGCGGCGGCTGGTTCCACACCGGCGACCTCGGCGTGATGTACCCGGACGGATACATCCAGCTCAAGGACCGCGCGAAGGACATCATCATCTCCGGCGGCGAGAACATCTCGACGGTGGAGGTCGAGCAGGCGATCGTCAGCCACCCTGCGGTGCTCGACGTCGCGGTCGTCGGTGTTCCGGACGAGAAGTGGGGTGAGCGTCCCAAGGCGTTCGTGATCCTGAAGAAGGGCGAATCGGTCACGGCCGAGGAGATCATCGACTACACCCGCACGCTGCTCGCCGGCTACAAGGTGCCGCGCGACATCGTCTTCCCGCTGGAGCTGCCCCGCACCTCGACCGGGAAGATCCTGAAGTTCGAGCTGCGATCGGCCGAAGCCGCCGAGGGGTGA
- a CDS encoding DUF6764 family protein, whose translation MIRSWASGRVLGVGAAFAAAIGVGFLLPQTASAATTCTAPPGAPAEVVQIDGDEACGASTDGTAEAWSYGERGVGFADARSAAQVVAAGFDGGVGAGESTSGRLFAIGVGAQALALGVLESPGTAVVAAGPQSQAYVGDADDPVLCEGTAAAAFDLEAARGCVVLGDFRYFTPGAQTPPSPLP comes from the coding sequence GTGATTCGCTCGTGGGCGTCCGGTCGGGTTCTCGGCGTCGGGGCAGCATTCGCTGCTGCCATCGGTGTCGGTTTCCTGCTTCCTCAGACCGCGTCCGCGGCCACGACGTGCACGGCACCGCCGGGCGCCCCGGCCGAGGTCGTACAGATCGACGGCGACGAAGCGTGCGGCGCGTCCACCGACGGCACCGCCGAGGCGTGGAGTTACGGCGAGCGGGGCGTGGGATTCGCCGATGCCCGCAGCGCCGCACAGGTGGTGGCTGCCGGATTCGACGGCGGTGTCGGCGCCGGAGAGAGCACGTCGGGCCGGCTGTTCGCGATCGGTGTGGGCGCGCAGGCCCTGGCGCTCGGTGTCCTCGAAAGTCCCGGCACGGCGGTCGTCGCTGCGGGTCCGCAGTCGCAGGCCTATGTGGGCGACGCCGACGATCCGGTGTTGTGCGAGGGCACCGCGGCGGCCGCGTTCGACCTCGAGGCCGCACGCGGGTGCGTCGTGCTGGGCGACTTCCGGTACTTCACTCCTGGCGCGCAGACGCCGCCGTCGCCCCTGCCGTAG
- a CDS encoding 3'-5' exonuclease produces MTHWPDRPICAFDLETTDRDPRNARIVTACVATFDGDRIDTRSWLLDPGIAIPEETTAIHGITTAHARAEGLDYLEGYKQIRQAVSDAWARGHIVVAFNASYDLTVLDAEGRRLGLTELDIGTVVDPYVIDREMDRSRPGRRTLQAVCEAYGVSLPNPHEAEADALAAGHLTRALVARFPELAELDIMADQAAWHAERQRSFAEYLRGLGREVVDVDDSWPVRLPTPVGTDVLERPATETKFRRALSAIREFFRRLRRR; encoded by the coding sequence ATGACGCACTGGCCGGACAGACCGATCTGCGCGTTCGATCTCGAGACCACCGACCGGGATCCCCGCAACGCCCGCATCGTCACGGCCTGCGTCGCGACCTTCGACGGCGACCGCATCGACACACGCTCGTGGCTGCTCGATCCGGGTATCGCGATACCCGAGGAGACCACCGCGATCCACGGCATCACCACCGCCCACGCCCGCGCCGAAGGACTCGACTATCTCGAGGGATACAAGCAGATCCGGCAGGCCGTGAGCGACGCGTGGGCGCGCGGCCACATCGTCGTCGCGTTCAACGCCAGCTACGACCTGACGGTTCTCGACGCCGAAGGACGCCGGCTCGGCCTGACGGAGCTCGACATCGGCACGGTCGTCGACCCGTACGTCATCGACCGGGAGATGGACCGCAGCCGTCCCGGCAGACGCACGCTGCAGGCGGTGTGCGAGGCGTACGGGGTGTCGCTGCCGAATCCGCACGAGGCCGAGGCCGACGCGCTCGCCGCCGGCCACCTGACCCGCGCGCTCGTGGCGAGATTCCCCGAGCTCGCCGAACTCGACATCATGGCCGATCAGGCCGCCTGGCACGCCGAACGGCAACGCAGCTTCGCCGAGTACCTGCGCGGGCTGGGTCGCGAGGTCGTCGACGTCGACGACAGCTGGCCCGTCCGGCTCCCCACGCCGGTGGGCACCGACGTCCTCGAGCGTCCCGCGACCGAGACGAAGTTCCGGCGCGCGCTGAGCGCAATCCGCGAGTTCTTCCGGCGACTGCGCCGACGCTGA
- a CDS encoding acyl-CoA dehydrogenase, translating to MALNPDFDLFKLSEEHDALREAIRALAEKEIAPYAKDVDENSRFPQEALDALNKSGFNAIHVPEQFEGQGADSIAACIVIEEVARVCGSSSLIPAVNKLGTMGLILRGSDELKAKVLPDIVNGAMASYALSEREAGSDAASMRTRAKADGDDWILNGSKCWITNGGKSTWYTVMAVTDPEKGANGISSFMVHKDDEGFVVGPKEKKLGIKGSPTAELYFENCRIPGDRIVGEPGTGFKTALATLDHTRPTIGAQAVGLAQGALDAATAYVKDRKQFGRPISDNQGVQFMLADMAMKVEAARLMVYTSAARAERGEPNLGFISAAAKCFASDVAMEVTTDAVQLFGGAGYTTDFPVERMMRDAKITQIYEGTNQIQRVVMSRALLR from the coding sequence ATGGCCCTCAATCCCGACTTCGATCTGTTCAAGCTCTCCGAGGAGCACGACGCCCTGCGCGAGGCCATCCGCGCGCTCGCCGAGAAGGAGATCGCGCCCTACGCCAAGGACGTCGACGAGAACTCCCGCTTCCCCCAGGAAGCCCTCGACGCCCTCAACAAGTCGGGCTTCAACGCCATCCACGTGCCCGAGCAGTTCGAAGGCCAGGGCGCCGACTCGATCGCCGCCTGCATCGTCATCGAAGAGGTCGCCCGAGTATGTGGCTCCTCCTCGCTGATCCCCGCCGTCAACAAGCTCGGCACCATGGGCCTGATCCTCCGCGGCTCCGACGAACTCAAGGCCAAGGTCCTCCCCGACATCGTCAACGGTGCGATGGCCTCCTACGCGCTGTCCGAGCGCGAGGCCGGCTCCGACGCCGCCTCCATGCGCACCCGCGCCAAGGCCGACGGCGACGACTGGATCCTCAACGGCTCGAAGTGCTGGATCACCAACGGTGGTAAGTCCACCTGGTACACCGTCATGGCCGTCACCGACCCCGAGAAGGGCGCCAACGGCATCTCCTCCTTCATGGTCCACAAGGACGACGAGGGCTTCGTCGTCGGACCGAAGGAGAAGAAGCTCGGCATCAAGGGCTCCCCCACCGCAGAGCTGTACTTCGAGAACTGCCGCATCCCCGGCGACCGCATCGTCGGCGAGCCGGGCACCGGCTTCAAGACCGCCCTCGCGACCCTCGACCACACCCGCCCCACCATCGGTGCGCAGGCCGTCGGCCTCGCCCAGGGTGCCCTCGACGCGGCGACCGCCTACGTCAAGGACCGCAAGCAGTTCGGCCGACCGATCTCCGACAACCAGGGTGTGCAGTTCATGCTCGCCGACATGGCGATGAAGGTCGAGGCCGCACGTCTGATGGTCTACACCTCCGCCGCTCGCGCCGAGCGCGGCGAGCCCAACCTCGGCTTCATCTCGGCCGCCGCGAAGTGCTTCGCGTCGGACGTCGCCATGGAGGTCACCACCGACGCCGTGCAGCTGTTCGGTGGCGCCGGCTACACCACCGACTTCCCGGTCGAGCGCATGATGCGCGACGCCAAGATCACGCAGATCTACGAGGGCACCAATCAGATCCAGCGCGTCGTCATGTCGCGCGCTCTGCTGCGCTGA
- a CDS encoding TetR family transcriptional regulator, producing the protein MTSGTGNSTRRLDSTGPDPAQFRVHVVTQAIRLFSEFGYESTTVEQIAAAAGVSRRTFFRQFRSKEDVIFADHESLLEQVAEYLSQDFDDPWAAACEGAKLVFGHFRDRRELAVWRYRVVQRVPALRERELVTTYRYERLFTDFLRAAVPTEKPVRTVSFAAAMTATHNFVLRAMIRGDETATAERLEQELLELRRTYGVVPVPEGATNGKAAPAPPAVAVVTYPAHLTPAEIAEQVRLQLEDARQHR; encoded by the coding sequence ATGACATCCGGTACCGGTAACAGCACCCGTCGCCTCGACTCGACGGGACCCGATCCCGCCCAGTTCCGGGTGCACGTCGTCACGCAGGCGATCCGCCTGTTCTCGGAGTTCGGCTACGAGTCGACCACCGTCGAGCAGATCGCCGCGGCAGCAGGGGTGTCGCGGCGGACCTTCTTCCGGCAGTTCCGGTCGAAGGAGGACGTGATCTTCGCCGATCACGAGTCGCTGCTCGAGCAGGTCGCCGAATACCTCTCGCAGGATTTCGACGATCCGTGGGCGGCGGCCTGCGAGGGGGCCAAGCTCGTCTTCGGGCACTTCCGGGACCGGCGCGAACTGGCGGTGTGGCGGTATCGGGTGGTGCAGCGGGTGCCGGCGCTGCGGGAGCGCGAACTCGTCACCACCTACCGCTACGAGCGGTTGTTCACCGACTTCCTGCGCGCCGCCGTTCCCACGGAGAAGCCGGTGCGCACCGTCAGCTTCGCGGCGGCGATGACCGCCACGCACAACTTCGTGCTGCGCGCGATGATCCGCGGCGACGAGACCGCCACCGCCGAACGCCTCGAGCAGGAACTTCTCGAGCTCCGCCGCACGTACGGGGTGGTTCCGGTGCCCGAAGGCGCGACGAACGGGAAGGCCGCGCCGGCCCCGCCTGCGGTCGCGGTGGTGACCTATCCGGCTCATCTGACACCGGCCGAGATCGCCGAGCAGGTTCGGCTCCAGCTCGAAGACGCACGTCAACACCGTTGA
- a CDS encoding ATP-dependent DNA ligase produces the protein MDLPVVPPLAPMLAKVSSTVPSQPESGPDEWSYEPKWDGFRAIVFRDGDEVVLGSRGGKDLVRYFPELADAARAELPRRCVVDGEIVVPREHDGRTRLDWQALSERIHPAASRVTMLAEQTPAVFVGFDLLALGDEDLMETPFAERRARLRSEIGGGKSCHVTVATTDTDTARRWFEEFEGAGLDGVIAKRLDGFYVPDKREMLKLKHARTADCVLMGYRMHKSVEGVGSLLLGLYHDGELAMVGGASAFTRERREELLVELQPLRLGDDVVEQGEPTRWRSAVDRSWVPLRPERVVEVAYDQMEGVSGAGMRFRHAAKFLRWRPDRDPESCTFDQLEVPVRYDLSDVLDRTED, from the coding sequence ATGGACCTGCCTGTGGTGCCGCCGCTCGCCCCGATGCTCGCCAAGGTCTCCTCCACCGTCCCCTCCCAACCCGAGAGCGGTCCCGACGAGTGGTCCTACGAACCCAAGTGGGACGGCTTCCGGGCGATCGTCTTCCGCGACGGCGACGAGGTGGTTCTCGGCTCGCGCGGGGGCAAGGACCTCGTGCGCTACTTCCCGGAGCTCGCCGACGCCGCGCGTGCCGAACTGCCCCGCAGGTGTGTGGTCGACGGGGAGATCGTCGTCCCGCGCGAACACGACGGCCGCACCCGACTCGACTGGCAGGCGCTGTCCGAACGGATCCACCCGGCCGCCAGCCGGGTCACGATGCTCGCCGAGCAGACACCGGCCGTGTTCGTCGGCTTCGATCTGCTCGCTCTCGGCGACGAGGACCTCATGGAGACCCCGTTCGCCGAACGGCGCGCGCGGCTGCGATCCGAGATCGGCGGGGGCAAGAGCTGCCACGTCACGGTGGCCACGACCGACACCGATACCGCCCGCCGCTGGTTCGAGGAGTTCGAAGGCGCCGGCCTCGACGGTGTGATCGCCAAGCGACTCGACGGGTTCTATGTGCCCGACAAGCGGGAGATGCTCAAACTCAAGCACGCCCGCACCGCCGACTGCGTCCTCATGGGCTACCGCATGCACAAGAGCGTCGAGGGCGTCGGGTCGCTGCTGCTCGGGCTCTACCACGACGGTGAACTCGCGATGGTCGGCGGAGCCTCGGCGTTCACGCGGGAGCGACGCGAGGAACTGCTCGTCGAACTGCAACCGCTGCGACTCGGGGACGACGTCGTCGAGCAGGGCGAACCGACGCGGTGGCGTTCGGCGGTGGACCGCAGCTGGGTGCCGTTGCGTCCCGAACGTGTCGTGGAGGTCGCGTACGACCAGATGGAAGGTGTGTCGGGAGCGGGGATGCGGTTCCGGCACGCTGCGAAGTTCCTGCGGTGGCGTCCCGACCGCGACCCCGAGAGCTGCACGTTCGACCAGCTGGAGGTGCCGGTGCGCTACGACCTGTCGGATGTGCTCGACCGGACGGAGGACTGA
- a CDS encoding DNA polymerase domain-containing protein translates to MATKRSPAEELDVDGTPVRLSNPDKIYFPQLGAAGGTKRHLVEYYRRVATEFDAPILTALRDRPTHLQRFPDGIEGEEIYQKRAPVKRPDHVATCEITFPSGRTADALRVCSAADVVWAANLGCVTFHPWPVRCGDTDRPDELRIDLDPQPGTDFGDARVVALEVVRPLLDELGLTGYPKTSGGRGLHIYLRIVPEWDFVGVRRAGIALMREIERRSDGRATTAWWKEERGERLFLDYNQNARDKTIASAYSVRRTPIATVSTPLTWDELVDAEPDDFTIATVPDLLAKRGDPMADLDAHAHSLDVLLEMAERDAANGLGDLPYPPNHPKMPGEPKRVQPSRDTDRAKDT, encoded by the coding sequence ATGGCCACGAAGCGTTCGCCCGCGGAAGAGCTGGACGTCGACGGCACGCCCGTGCGGTTGTCGAACCCCGACAAGATCTACTTCCCGCAGCTCGGCGCCGCAGGTGGCACGAAGCGGCACCTCGTGGAGTACTACCGCAGGGTCGCCACCGAGTTCGACGCACCGATCCTGACGGCCCTGCGCGACCGGCCGACGCATCTGCAGCGCTTTCCCGACGGCATCGAGGGGGAGGAGATCTATCAGAAGCGGGCACCGGTCAAGCGACCCGACCACGTGGCGACCTGCGAGATCACCTTCCCGTCGGGGCGCACCGCCGATGCGCTGCGTGTGTGTTCGGCCGCCGACGTGGTGTGGGCGGCGAATCTCGGGTGCGTGACCTTCCATCCGTGGCCGGTGCGGTGCGGCGACACCGACCGTCCCGACGAACTGCGCATCGACCTCGACCCGCAACCGGGAACCGACTTCGGCGACGCGCGGGTCGTGGCGCTGGAGGTCGTGCGCCCGCTCCTCGACGAACTGGGGCTCACCGGATATCCCAAGACGTCCGGTGGGCGGGGGCTCCATATCTATCTGCGGATCGTGCCCGAATGGGATTTCGTCGGAGTCCGTCGCGCCGGGATCGCGCTGATGCGTGAGATCGAGCGGCGCAGCGACGGGCGGGCGACGACGGCGTGGTGGAAGGAGGAGCGCGGAGAGCGGCTCTTCCTCGACTACAACCAGAACGCGCGCGACAAGACGATCGCCTCGGCCTACTCGGTCCGCCGCACCCCGATCGCGACCGTCTCGACCCCGCTGACCTGGGACGAGCTGGTCGACGCCGAACCCGACGACTTCACGATCGCCACCGTGCCGGATCTGCTGGCGAAGCGCGGCGATCCGATGGCGGATCTGGACGCGCACGCGCACTCGCTGGACGTCCTGCTCGAGATGGCGGAGCGGGACGCGGCGAACGGTCTCGGCGACCTGCCGTATCCGCCGAATCACCCGAAGATGCCGGGGGAGCCGAAACGCGTCCAACCGTCCCGCGACACCGACCGGGCGAAGGACACGTGA
- the lppU gene encoding LppU family putative lipoprotein: MNILRGAAGAAMALAAAGVLGGCATQVEGQAVPAANALDTSTAPSFSLPTTTPSASSSTELSVDVAAGECVALGGTVDDATIDYAVCGSPSSNYKVVDVVDATAMCPGDIDQTYYESFGGVEVGALCLDIDWVVGDCIDLGGEDPQRIDCGEPAVQGEEVTEILLDTSDVNDCSTSEGGFVYRERNFVVCTDTI, encoded by the coding sequence ATGAACATTCTCCGAGGGGCGGCCGGTGCCGCGATGGCGTTGGCGGCAGCAGGGGTGCTCGGAGGATGCGCGACCCAGGTCGAAGGGCAGGCCGTGCCCGCCGCGAACGCCCTGGACACGTCCACGGCGCCGTCCTTCTCCCTACCCACCACGACCCCGTCGGCGTCGTCGTCGACCGAATTGAGCGTCGACGTCGCAGCCGGCGAATGCGTCGCGCTCGGCGGCACCGTCGACGACGCGACCATCGACTACGCGGTGTGCGGCAGCCCGAGCTCGAATTACAAGGTCGTCGACGTCGTCGATGCCACCGCCATGTGCCCCGGTGACATCGACCAGACCTACTACGAGTCGTTCGGCGGTGTCGAGGTCGGCGCGCTGTGTCTCGACATCGACTGGGTGGTGGGCGACTGCATCGACCTCGGTGGCGAGGACCCGCAGCGCATCGACTGCGGTGAGCCCGCCGTCCAGGGCGAGGAGGTCACCGAGATCCTGCTCGACACCTCCGACGTGAACGACTGCTCGACGTCCGAGGGTGGCTTCGTGTACCGGGAACGCAACTTCGTGGTCTGCACCGACACCATCTGA
- a CDS encoding response regulator transcription factor: MDVAVPGVLRPDDLDTLRATLRDLKATTELPVLFGGAVQGSDVVLSGFVGTRGRALRNLVIAAERGLGGRVVVEQRPGAVADYFTSPHITHHYDRQVAGEGIESLLAVPVVVRGRTRAAIYGGLRVNRPIGDVVAEKVVRSAAELAREIEIRDEVDRRVSLIGNTRASHGATVPAAVSEALTESLVALRAIAARTDDPSIREQVRTVEETLTRARDGASQPRTHLTAREHDVLSHVALGCRNAEIADRLSLSVETVKTYLRNAMDKLDVRSRHEAVVEARRQGLLP; this comes from the coding sequence ATGGATGTCGCCGTGCCGGGTGTGCTGCGTCCCGACGATCTCGACACCCTCCGTGCCACGCTGCGCGACCTCAAGGCGACGACGGAACTGCCGGTGCTCTTCGGTGGCGCGGTGCAGGGCTCGGACGTCGTCCTGTCCGGATTCGTCGGAACCCGCGGTCGTGCCCTGCGCAATCTGGTGATCGCCGCCGAACGTGGACTCGGCGGTCGGGTGGTCGTCGAACAACGTCCCGGCGCGGTCGCCGACTATTTCACCTCCCCGCACATCACCCACCACTACGACCGGCAGGTCGCCGGGGAGGGAATCGAGTCGTTGCTCGCCGTGCCGGTGGTGGTGCGCGGACGCACCCGGGCGGCGATCTACGGCGGGCTGAGGGTCAATCGGCCTATCGGCGACGTCGTGGCGGAGAAGGTCGTGCGGTCGGCCGCGGAGCTCGCGCGGGAGATCGAAATCCGCGACGAGGTGGACCGTCGCGTGTCGCTGATCGGGAACACGCGGGCCTCGCACGGCGCCACCGTGCCTGCCGCCGTCTCCGAAGCGCTGACGGAAAGCCTCGTGGCGCTGCGGGCGATCGCGGCGCGGACCGATGATCCGTCGATCAGGGAACAGGTACGGACGGTCGAGGAGACCTTGACCCGGGCGCGCGACGGCGCATCGCAACCGCGGACGCATCTGACCGCGCGTGAGCACGACGTGCTGAGTCATGTGGCACTGGGCTGCCGCAACGCGGAGATCGCCGACAGGTTGTCGCTGAGCGTGGAGACGGTGAAGACCTATCTGCGTAACGCCATGGACAAACTCGATGTGCGCAGCCGGCACGAGGCGGTCGTCGAGGCGCGACGGCAGGGACTGCTGCCCTGA